The region AGCCACTATAATTAGTGCTATTGCCGCCACCCACTCGTAAGCGGCTACGGCCAAACCTACGGCAAAACCCTGCCCGCTTGTGCCAATAAATTGCTCGGCAGATATGTTTGACGCGATAAGCGATGCCCCGATGGCCCACCAGGTAAGCGAGCCCTGCGCTAAAAAGAAATCTTTACTGTCTGATACGCCTTTTGTTTTTTTACTTCGGTAAACCCAATAACCATATCCCGATACTACAACAAAGTAGATGAAGAAGATGATGTAGTCTATGTGTGTAAACTTGTTCATAATTTGATTTGATTAATAAGGTTAATGGTTATTGATAAACAAGCAGCCCATCCCATCGCGGCTGCTTGTTTTAGTATAGTTTGGTTATCGGTAAGCTACTTCGTTCCAGCGCAATTCATTTCTAAACTGCTCTATAGTGGTGTTTTTGCCAATGCGTAAAAATTCAATACCGGCCATGTCTGCAAAGTCCTGCAGGTGTTCGGCAGTTAAATTTTGGCTGTAGGCGGTATGGTGTGCGCCGCCTGCATATATCCATGCTGCGCAACCTATTTTCATATCGGGCAATGGCTTCCAAAGCACACGGGCAACAGGCAAATTAGGCAGGTCGTTTTGTGGCTCAACAGCCTCTACCTCGTTTATCAGCAGGCGAAAACGGTTACCCATATCTATTAGCGATGCGTTAAGCGCGTTACCACCGGCTACGTTAAAAACCAAACGGGCAGGGTCGGCTTTGCCGCCAATGCCCAGCGGGTGTACTTCAAGTGATGCCTTGCCGTTGGCTAACGATGCATCAATCTCCAGCATGTGCGATCCTAAAACCAGCTCGTTATTCGGGTCAAAGTGGTAGGTGTAATCTTCCATAAAGGCGTTGCCGCCTGCAAGGCCGCTGCCCATTACTTTAAATGCGCGCACCAGCGCGGTAGTTTTCCAATCGCCTTCGCCTGCAAAGCCATAGCCATCGGCCATTAAACGCTGGGCAGCTATGCCGGGCAGCTGTACCATGCCATGCAGGTCTTCAAACGTATCTGTAAAACCTTTAAAGCCGCCATCTTCTAAAAACTTACGCAAGCCAAGCTCGATCTTAGCCGCCTCGTAAACGGATGAATATTTATCTCCACCTTTTTTTAGCGAGGCATCCATGTTGTACTCGGCTTCATATTTGGTGGTTAGGGCGTTAACTTCTGCCTCGCTTATGCTGTTTATTATGGCAACAAGGTCGCCAATACCGTAGCTGTTTACAGCAAAACCAAACTTGGTTTCGGCCTCTACTTTATCACCATCTGTAACGGCTACAAAGCGCATGTTATCGCCAAAACGGGCAAACTTAGCGCCCTGCCAATCGTGCCAGCCGGCAGCAGCGCGGGTCCAGCTATCAATCTGACCCAATACTTCGGTATCTTGCCAATGACCAACCACCACCTTGCGGTTTTTGCGCAGGCGCGATACCATAAACCCAAACTCCCTATCACCGTGCGCGCTTTGGTTCAGGTTCATAAAATCCATATCTATCGAGCTCCACGGAATATCGCGGTTGTATTGGGTATGCAGGTGTAGCATTGGCTTTTGCAGAATGTTTAAGCCGCGTATCCACATTTTTGCCGGCGAAAAAGTATGCATCCAGGTAATAATGCCTATGCAGTTTGGCGCTAAGTTGGCTTCCTGCAAAGTGGTGTATATTTCTTCGGTGCTTTTTACTACCGGTTTGTATACCACACGTACCGGAATTTGCCCGGCCTGGTTTAAACCATCGGCAATGTGTTTAGAGTGCTCGGCAACCTGCCTTAAAGTTTCTTCGCCATACAAGTTTTGGCTCCCGGTGATGAACCAAACTTCAAATGTTTTTAGATCGATCATTGTATATTTTTAATAATTGAGTGCTTTTTGGTTATATATTTTATGCTGCTAAGCTTACTGGCCATAATAAGAGTCGGGGCCATGCTTGCGTTCAAAATGTTTTTTTATCAGCGCGTCTTTAAGGCGCGGGGCATTGGGGTTTATTTGCTCGGTTAAGTAAGCCATGTGCGCTACGGTTTCTAAAACGGCGCTGTTATAAACCGCTTTATCTGCTGTTTTACCCCAGGTAAATGGCGCATGGTTGCCCACCAGTACCATCTCTACTTCTTCGTAGCTAAGGCCTAATTCTTTAAAATGATCTATGATCTGGAAACCCGTTTGGTATTCGTAATCACCCTGTATCATTGCATCGCTCATGGGCGGCGCGCATGGTACATCGGTAGTCAAATGGTCGGCGTGTGTGGTGCCAAAAATAGGAATACAGCGTTGCGATTGTGCCCAGGCCGTAGCAAAGGTAGAGTGGGTGTGTACTATGCCGCCTATATTTGGCCACTGCTTGTACAAAACCGCATGCGTTTGAGTGTCCGACGATGGTCTGTGGTTGCCTTCAATGGTTTGTCCATCAAAGTTTACGATCACCATTTTATCTGGCGAAAGTTCATCATAGGGTACACCGCTTGGTTTAATGGCAAATACACCCAGATCCCTGTCGGCGGCGCTTACGTTGCCAAAGGTAAAAAGCACCAGGCCCAGTTTAGGCAGTTGCATATTGGCCTCAAAAGCAATTTGCTTTATATGTTGATATTGGCTCATAACTAAGCGTTTTGAAGTTGCTTGTTTAAATTGGCATTGGTTTGCCCGGCAATATAGCCGCCCAGCTTTATATATTGCTGATAACGTTTTTGGTAAACGGCTTGCAATTGCGCATTAGGCTCGTAGCTTACATCAAAACCGCCGCCCATTGCCTGCATAGCCGCTTCTACGTTGGGGTGTATACCCGCTACAACTGCTGCAAACATAGCCGCGCCTAAAGCGCAGGTGTGTTTAAATTGATGTATGCGGATAGGCATGCCTAAAACATCGGCCATCATTTGCATAATATACGGCGATTTTTTTGCCACACCGCCTATACCGATAATGCCTTTAACCGGTATGCCCTCGCTTATAAAACGATCGACAATACTTTTTGCGCCAAAGCAGGTAGCCTCGGCCAGGGCACGGAAAACACGCGGGGCATCGCTGCCTAAATTTAAACCATTTATTACACCTTTTAATGCCTGGTCGGCATCCGGGGTGCGGCGGCCATTAAACCAATCGATCGCCAGTTCGCTTTGTTCATCAACGGGCAATAATGCCGCTTGCCTGCTTAGTTCGGGTATAATTAACTCTGATAGTTCTTCCTTTAGCGCTTCGGCGGTTGCTTTATCAATAGCGGTTGCCTGCGATAGCAGGTTATTTACCGGCCACGATATTAAATTTTTAAACCAGGCGTAAGTATCGCCAAAGGCCGATTGCCCGGCCTCTAAACCAGCCATACCCGGTATAACCGAACCATTTACCTGCCCGCAAATACCTTTAACCAGCTTGCCTTCTACATCTTTATTAGGGGCCACCAAAATATCGCAGGTTGATGTACCCATTACCTTGCTCAAGTAATAAGGCTCTATTTGCCCGCCTACGGCGCCCATATGGGCATCAAAGGCACCTGTGCCTACAACAACATCGGTACTAAGCCCTAACCTTTCGGCCCATTCGGTGCTTAAATTACCTGCTGCCTGGTCGGCGGTATAGGTATCGGTATAAAGTTTTTGGGTTATGCCCGTTAAAATAGGGTCAAGCGAACTAAAAAATTCATCGGGCGGTAAGCCGTCAAATTCTTCGGCCCAAAGGGCCTTGTGCCCGGCAGAGCAACGGCCACGTTTAATATCTTTAGCATTATTGCCGCCGGTTAGTAAAAACGGTATCCAGTCGCAATGCTCAACCCACGAGTGCAGGGCATCGTTAACTTCGCTATCTACCCTTACTGTATGCAATAGCTTGGCCCAAAACCACTCTGACGAATATATACCCCCTACATATTTAAGGTAGTTGGTGTCAAATTTAGTAGCGTGTTCGTTTATTTCTGCGGCTTCTTTTATGGCGGTGTGGTCTTTCCATAAAACAAACATGGCATTGGGGTTGGTTTTAAACTGCGGCAGTAAAGCCAGTGGGGTGCCTGTTTGGTCTACCGCTACGGGGGTAGATCCTGTGGTATCAACCGATATCCCTTTAATGGCTTTCGCAATAGCGGGCCCGCCTGCGCTGGCTATACAATCTTTTATGGTGTTTTCAAGTCCCTCAATATAATCGAGCGGGTGCTGCCTGAACTGGTTTTTTGATGGGTCGCAATACAGGCCATCGCGCCAGCGTGGATAATTAAATACCGACGAGGCAATCTCCTGGCCGTTAAGCGCATTAACAATTACCGAGCGAACGGAATCGGACCCATAGTCTATCCCGATCACAAACTGATCCTTACTCATACTTAGTTTATAATTGAGCGTCAAAATAACACTTATTTTTTTAACTGTTTATTTAACAATTAATATTTTTTTATTTTTTCTTTAAAATCAAGTGGTCATCGACGTAACTATTTGCAGATGTACTCGTAAAAGGAGTATTTCTACAAAAGAATACATCTATTTTTTACCTAATTAATCTAACTATTAACTATGAACACCGTTGTAATTTTATCTATTGCCTTAATTGTTCTTTTGACCATTTCTGTCCTGGCTTCGATGAAACACGAAAGTAGTATCAGCATCCCACAAGTAGAATTTACCGAGCTTGATTACCTGTACTCGTATCGTAACGCCTTAATAAAAGTATTACAGATAGAATCGGAATTGGATAGTGTAAGGTTTTCTTTAGATTATTACACCAATGGCCGCGATACTTTTTTTAGCCCCATAGAAACGCTGCATATAAAGCAACAAATTAAACAAAACATAAAAGAGCTTACTAACAGTTACGAGCAGGGCGCCCTGTCGTTAATTGAGTTTCATTACAGTCTTGATCATATGCTTAGGCAATTAGATGCCTTAATATTCAGGCCGGCAGCATAACTAATACAAGGCAAAGGCTTTTACCATAAAATACATTCGTTTATCAGCTTAGCAATACTTAAATAGTACTGTATATTTGTGATGAATGGTTAAGCCAATTACGATCCAAAATTTTTTAAAGTTAGACGGAAACATCCCTTTAACAGATGTGCGCACATCTGCCGAATTTGCGCAGGGGCATATTCCGGGCGCATTCAACATTCCGTTATTTACCAACGAAGAAAGGGTTAAAGTAGGCACTACCTACAAACAGGTAGGCCGCGAAGAAGCTATTTTATTAGGCTTTGATCTTACCGGCCCCAAATGGTCGGGTTTTATTAAGCAAGCCCTTGAAATTGCACCCGGTAAAAAAATTGGGGTACACTGCTGGCGGGGTGGTATGCGTAGCGGGGCTATGGCCTGGGCGCTTGACCTGTATGGCTTTGAAGTTTATTTGATACAGGGTGGGTACAAAACCTACCGCCGCTGGGTTCAACAGCTGTTTGGGCATACTTATCCGCTATGTATATTAGGGGGGATGACAGGCTCGGGCAAAACGCGCATATTACATCAGCTTAAGGTAATGGGCGAACAGGTAATAGACCTGGAGGACCTTGCACAACACCAGGGTTCATCATACGGTACCATGAACAAAATGGTGCAGCCAACACAAGAGCAGTTTGAAAACGACCTTGGATATCACCTCAGCAAACTAAACACCGCGCAACGCACATGGGTAGAGGACGAAAGCCTTACCATAGGTAAACGATCTATCCCCAATGCTTTTTGGCACCAAATGCGCGATGCCGTATTGATTGATATAAAGGTTGATGTACAGCAACGCATCGCATCATTAGCCCTTGAATATGGTGCTTTAGACAAAGATTTTTTAGTAGAATGTACCGAGCGTATACGCAAACGCCTGGGCCCCGAACAAACCAAACACGCGGTAGCGGCGATAAAGGAAAACCGCATGCCCGACTTTATAAAAATTGTATTGGTTTATTACGACAAAACTTACCGCGCCGGCTTAAGTAAGCGCGATGCGGGTAAAGTATTTCCGCTGGATATTTCCGGCGAAGATGTAGTAGCTATGGCCAACCAAATTTTAAATTTTACCCATAACCTTCCAGTAAACGAAACAGTAGCCTGATTGATGGAAAACACAACAGTTAAACTAACCCAATACTCGCATGGCGCGGGCTGTGGCTGTAAAATAAGCCCTGCCATATTAGATAAAATATTACACAGCCCCGTAGTCCAGCTGCCCGATGCAAGGCTATTGGTAGGCAACGATAAACGCGACGATGCCGCGGTGCTGGATATGGGTAACGGCACGGCGCTGATATCAACCACCGACTTTTTTATGCCTATAGTTGACGACGCTTACGATTTTGGGCGCATTGCATCGGCCAATGCTATAAGCGATGTATATGCCATGGGCGGTAAGCCCTTGCTGGCCATAGCCATATTGGGTTGGCCAATTGATAAGCTACCCCCCGAAGTTGCGCAAAAGGTGTTAGAGGGCTCGCGGGCGGTTTGTGCCGAGGCGGGTATCACTTTAGCGGGCGGGCATAGTATTGATTGCCCCGAGCCGGTATTTGGATTGGCCGTAAATGGTATAGTAAATATCCCCCGGCTTAAACAAAACTCAACCGCTACGGCTGGTTGCAGGCTATATTTAACA is a window of Inquilinus sp. KBS0705 DNA encoding:
- the araA gene encoding L-arabinose isomerase, translated to MIDLKTFEVWFITGSQNLYGEETLRQVAEHSKHIADGLNQAGQIPVRVVYKPVVKSTEEIYTTLQEANLAPNCIGIITWMHTFSPAKMWIRGLNILQKPMLHLHTQYNRDIPWSSIDMDFMNLNQSAHGDREFGFMVSRLRKNRKVVVGHWQDTEVLGQIDSWTRAAAGWHDWQGAKFARFGDNMRFVAVTDGDKVEAETKFGFAVNSYGIGDLVAIINSISEAEVNALTTKYEAEYNMDASLKKGGDKYSSVYEAAKIELGLRKFLEDGGFKGFTDTFEDLHGMVQLPGIAAQRLMADGYGFAGEGDWKTTALVRAFKVMGSGLAGGNAFMEDYTYHFDPNNELVLGSHMLEIDASLANGKASLEVHPLGIGGKADPARLVFNVAGGNALNASLIDMGNRFRLLINEVEAVEPQNDLPNLPVARVLWKPLPDMKIGCAAWIYAGGAHHTAYSQNLTAEHLQDFADMAGIEFLRIGKNTTIEQFRNELRWNEVAYR
- a CDS encoding L-ribulose-5-phosphate 4-epimerase: MSQYQHIKQIAFEANMQLPKLGLVLFTFGNVSAADRDLGVFAIKPSGVPYDELSPDKMVIVNFDGQTIEGNHRPSSDTQTHAVLYKQWPNIGGIVHTHSTFATAWAQSQRCIPIFGTTHADHLTTDVPCAPPMSDAMIQGDYEYQTGFQIIDHFKELGLSYEEVEMVLVGNHAPFTWGKTADKAVYNSAVLETVAHMAYLTEQINPNAPRLKDALIKKHFERKHGPDSYYGQ
- a CDS encoding ribulokinase → MSKDQFVIGIDYGSDSVRSVIVNALNGQEIASSVFNYPRWRDGLYCDPSKNQFRQHPLDYIEGLENTIKDCIASAGGPAIAKAIKGISVDTTGSTPVAVDQTGTPLALLPQFKTNPNAMFVLWKDHTAIKEAAEINEHATKFDTNYLKYVGGIYSSEWFWAKLLHTVRVDSEVNDALHSWVEHCDWIPFLLTGGNNAKDIKRGRCSAGHKALWAEEFDGLPPDEFFSSLDPILTGITQKLYTDTYTADQAAGNLSTEWAERLGLSTDVVVGTGAFDAHMGAVGGQIEPYYLSKVMGTSTCDILVAPNKDVEGKLVKGICGQVNGSVIPGMAGLEAGQSAFGDTYAWFKNLISWPVNNLLSQATAIDKATAEALKEELSELIIPELSRQAALLPVDEQSELAIDWFNGRRTPDADQALKGVINGLNLGSDAPRVFRALAEATCFGAKSIVDRFISEGIPVKGIIGIGGVAKKSPYIMQMMADVLGMPIRIHQFKHTCALGAAMFAAVVAGIHPNVEAAMQAMGGGFDVSYEPNAQLQAVYQKRYQQYIKLGGYIAGQTNANLNKQLQNA
- the mnmH gene encoding tRNA 2-selenouridine(34) synthase MnmH, whose product is MVKPITIQNFLKLDGNIPLTDVRTSAEFAQGHIPGAFNIPLFTNEERVKVGTTYKQVGREEAILLGFDLTGPKWSGFIKQALEIAPGKKIGVHCWRGGMRSGAMAWALDLYGFEVYLIQGGYKTYRRWVQQLFGHTYPLCILGGMTGSGKTRILHQLKVMGEQVIDLEDLAQHQGSSYGTMNKMVQPTQEQFENDLGYHLSKLNTAQRTWVEDESLTIGKRSIPNAFWHQMRDAVLIDIKVDVQQRIASLALEYGALDKDFLVECTERIRKRLGPEQTKHAVAAIKENRMPDFIKIVLVYYDKTYRAGLSKRDAGKVFPLDISGEDVVAMANQILNFTHNLPVNETVA
- the selD gene encoding selenide, water dikinase SelD produces the protein MENTTVKLTQYSHGAGCGCKISPAILDKILHSPVVQLPDARLLVGNDKRDDAAVLDMGNGTALISTTDFFMPIVDDAYDFGRIASANAISDVYAMGGKPLLAIAILGWPIDKLPPEVAQKVLEGSRAVCAEAGITLAGGHSIDCPEPVFGLAVNGIVNIPRLKQNSTATAGCRLYLTKALGVGILSTAQKRGILKPEDAAIALKSMTTLNKLGELFGQIDHITAMTDVTGFGLLGHLSEMCDGSGLAAVIEFDKVPVINSLPYYLAQKCFPGGTQRNWNSYGHKIGPVTDEQRYILADPQTSGGLLVAVQQDGCPQFEQLMQQQGHSFTSFGWLKPQDGGPLISLV